Proteins from a single region of Hydrogenobacter hydrogenophilus:
- a CDS encoding GDP-mannose 4,6-dehydratase: MSVFLVAGCTGFIGWKVCEKLLQKGHQVVGIDNLNDYYDVRLKDYRLNLLKNYENFTFYQTDIEDLSSLREIFKRHSFDAVINEAARAGVRYSIENPFVYMTTNALGTLNLLEMCKEHGVKKFVLASTSSLYAGQPMPFKEDLPVNTPISPYAASKKSAEVMAYTYHYLYQIDVAVVRYFTVYGPAGRPDMSIFRFIKWILEGVPLQIFGDGSQSRDFTYIDDIAEGTILALNTVGYEIFNLGSNKPHSLSYVIELIERYTGKKALLEYKEFHKADMKATWADIEKAKRVLGWEPKVSLEEGIKRTVEWTLDNWGWLKHVKL, encoded by the coding sequence ATGAGTGTTTTTCTTGTTGCTGGGTGCACAGGGTTCATAGGCTGGAAGGTCTGTGAGAAGCTCCTTCAGAAAGGACACCAAGTTGTAGGTATAGATAACCTTAACGATTACTACGATGTCCGGCTAAAAGATTACAGACTGAACCTTCTTAAAAATTACGAAAACTTTACCTTTTATCAAACAGACATAGAAGACCTCTCCTCTCTTAGGGAAATTTTTAAAAGACATTCATTTGATGCGGTAATAAATGAGGCAGCAAGAGCAGGTGTTAGGTATTCTATAGAAAATCCTTTTGTTTATATGACTACCAACGCTCTTGGGACGCTTAACCTCCTTGAGATGTGCAAGGAGCATGGGGTAAAAAAGTTTGTCCTTGCCTCTACTTCCTCCTTATACGCAGGACAACCCATGCCTTTCAAAGAAGACCTTCCTGTGAATACACCTATATCTCCTTACGCAGCTTCTAAAAAGTCCGCAGAAGTTATGGCTTATACTTACCATTACCTCTACCAAATAGATGTGGCTGTGGTGCGCTACTTTACCGTTTATGGACCTGCGGGAAGACCAGATATGAGCATCTTTAGGTTTATCAAGTGGATTCTTGAGGGTGTGCCTTTGCAGATCTTCGGTGATGGTAGCCAGAGCAGAGACTTCACTTACATAGATGATATAGCAGAAGGCACTATCCTTGCTCTTAACACAGTAGGCTATGAGATATTCAATCTTGGAAGCAATAAACCTCACAGTCTCTCTTATGTCATTGAGCTCATAGAAAGATACACGGGTAAAAAGGCTCTTTTGGAATATAAAGAGTTTCACAAAGCGGACATGAAAGCCACCTGGGCTGATATAGAAAAAGCTAAGAGAGTTTTGGGTTGGGAGCCAAAGGTGAGCTTAGAGGAGGGTATAAAGAGAACCGTTGAGTGGACCCTCGATAACTGGGGCTGGTTAAAGCATGTGAAGCTCTGA
- a CDS encoding aminotransferase class I/II-fold pyridoxal phosphate-dependent enzyme yields MSEEWMFPKVKKLPKYVFAMVNELKYKLRREGEDIVDLGMGNPDIPPSEHIIDKLCEVARKPNVHGYSASKGIPRLRKAICDFYKRRYGVELDPEKNAIMTIGAKEGYSHLMLAMLEPGDTVIVPNPTYPIHYYAPIICNADAISVPLLPEEDLTEDFIKRLHDLIKTSFRKPKAIVLSFPHNPTTLCVDLDFFRQIVKLAKQEGVWIVHDFAYADIGFDGYTPPSILQVDGAIDVAVELYSMSKGFSMAGWRVAFVVGNETLIKNLAHLKSYLDYGVFTPIQVASIIALESTYEIVEKNREIYRSRRDVLVEGLNRIGWEVKKPRGSMFVWAKIPQWVDMDSLSFSLFLLQEAKVAVSPGIGFGEYGEGYVRFALVENEHRIRQAVRGIKRALEKFKTKSGSST; encoded by the coding sequence ATGAGTGAAGAGTGGATGTTTCCAAAGGTTAAAAAACTACCTAAGTATGTGTTTGCGATGGTAAACGAGCTAAAGTATAAGCTCAGAAGAGAAGGTGAGGATATAGTAGACTTAGGTATGGGAAATCCGGACATTCCTCCATCTGAGCACATAATAGATAAGCTGTGCGAAGTTGCGAGGAAACCCAATGTACACGGTTATTCTGCATCGAAAGGAATACCAAGACTCAGAAAAGCCATTTGCGATTTTTACAAAAGACGGTACGGCGTAGAGTTAGACCCAGAGAAGAACGCCATAATGACCATAGGTGCAAAAGAAGGCTACTCTCACCTTATGCTTGCTATGCTTGAACCCGGAGATACAGTCATAGTTCCAAACCCCACTTATCCTATACATTATTATGCTCCTATAATATGCAACGCAGATGCTATCTCTGTTCCGCTACTACCAGAGGAAGACCTTACGGAAGACTTTATAAAGAGACTTCACGACCTTATAAAAACATCCTTTAGGAAACCGAAAGCCATAGTTCTTAGCTTTCCCCACAATCCTACTACCCTATGCGTGGACTTGGATTTCTTTAGGCAAATAGTAAAACTTGCCAAGCAAGAAGGTGTATGGATAGTGCATGATTTTGCTTATGCGGACATTGGTTTTGATGGTTATACTCCACCCAGTATCCTTCAGGTAGATGGTGCTATAGATGTAGCGGTAGAGCTCTATTCCATGTCCAAAGGTTTTTCTATGGCAGGTTGGAGGGTAGCTTTTGTAGTTGGCAACGAGACTCTCATAAAGAATTTAGCTCACCTAAAGAGCTACTTAGACTACGGAGTTTTTACACCTATACAAGTAGCGTCCATCATAGCTCTTGAAAGCACCTATGAGATAGTGGAGAAAAACAGAGAGATATACAGAAGTAGGAGAGATGTGCTCGTAGAAGGGTTAAACAGGATCGGCTGGGAAGTTAAAAAACCAAGAGGAAGCATGTTCGTATGGGCAAAGATACCCCAATGGGTAGATATGGACTCATTGAGCTTTTCCCTGTTTTTGCTCCAAGAGGCAAAGGTAGCAGTCTCACCGGGCATAGGTTTTGGTGAGTATGGAGAGGGTTATGTGAGGTTTGCCTTAGTAGAAAATGAGCACCGTATAAGGCAGGCGGTAAGGGGCATAAAAAGAGCTTTAGAAAAATTTAAGACTAAAAGCGGTTCAAGTACCTAA
- the dxs gene encoding 1-deoxy-D-xylulose-5-phosphate synthase, translating to MLERYRMLKEYTGPIDLKYMSYQELTELGQEVRDYILEVTAKNGGHVGPGLGVVELTIALLRAFNPPSDVIVWDIGHQAYPWKILTDRKEIFPTLRQYGGISGFLRREESLYDAFGAGHSSTSISAALGFRKAMDLLGQEGYVVAVIGDGAMTAGMAYEALNNAGHLRPNRFIVILNDNEMSISPNVGAISTYLSKILSGRFVQETRQKVKHLLEHISGAGRIVKLTEEFLKGLISPGIIFEELGFNYIGPVNGHDLPALEKTLENVKLIEGPVLLHIYTKKGKGYKPAENDPVTWHGVAPYKRESGEFIKKPSPPTWTSVFGRAVVELAEVFPELVVITPAMREGSGLVEFSQKYPNRFFDVGIAEQHACTFAGGLAAQGLKPIASYYSTFLQRAYDQVIHDIALQNLHVVFAIDRAGLVGDDGPTHHGVFDLSYLRCIPNMVVSAPKDEQELRDLLYTALEWNGPFAVRYPRGPAYGVPTEGFKKIPVGSWEVLLEGEDVVILAVGYTVYQALKSAELLRKEGIKAGVVNARFVKPMDDVLLTHLCERYPLFVTVEDNTVVGGFGSGVLEWLSQKGILKKTLLIGIPDKFIEHGNQNLLRSLVGIDAEGIAKRVREFVKKSELHML from the coding sequence ATGTTGGAGAGGTACCGCATGCTAAAAGAATACACAGGTCCCATAGACTTAAAATACATGTCTTATCAAGAGCTGACCGAGCTTGGACAAGAGGTAAGAGATTACATTCTTGAGGTGACAGCAAAGAACGGCGGACATGTGGGTCCTGGTCTTGGAGTTGTGGAGCTCACCATAGCTCTTTTGAGAGCCTTTAATCCTCCTTCTGATGTGATAGTTTGGGATATTGGACATCAGGCATATCCTTGGAAAATACTCACGGACAGAAAGGAGATCTTTCCTACCTTAAGACAGTACGGTGGTATATCGGGTTTTCTCAGAAGAGAGGAGAGTTTATATGACGCTTTTGGTGCAGGGCATAGTTCCACATCCATTTCTGCTGCGCTTGGTTTTAGAAAAGCGATGGATTTGCTGGGTCAAGAAGGTTATGTAGTTGCAGTTATAGGCGATGGTGCTATGACCGCAGGTATGGCTTACGAAGCTTTAAACAATGCGGGGCATCTGAGACCTAACCGCTTTATAGTGATACTCAACGACAACGAGATGTCCATATCTCCTAATGTAGGTGCCATATCCACTTATCTCAGTAAGATTCTTAGTGGAAGATTTGTACAAGAGACAAGACAGAAAGTAAAGCATCTGCTTGAACACATAAGCGGTGCAGGCAGGATAGTAAAGCTCACTGAAGAGTTCCTTAAAGGGCTCATATCCCCCGGAATAATATTTGAAGAACTGGGTTTTAATTACATAGGACCAGTAAATGGGCATGATCTTCCCGCTCTTGAAAAAACTCTTGAGAATGTGAAGCTCATAGAGGGTCCTGTACTTCTCCACATATACACTAAAAAGGGCAAAGGCTACAAACCAGCAGAGAACGATCCCGTCACTTGGCACGGTGTAGCTCCTTACAAGAGAGAGTCAGGAGAGTTTATCAAAAAACCTTCACCTCCTACATGGACCTCTGTTTTTGGCAGGGCGGTAGTGGAGCTTGCAGAAGTGTTTCCCGAACTTGTGGTTATAACACCTGCCATGAGGGAAGGCTCTGGACTTGTAGAATTTAGTCAGAAGTATCCCAACAGGTTTTTTGATGTAGGTATTGCGGAACAGCACGCTTGCACCTTTGCAGGAGGACTTGCCGCTCAAGGGTTAAAACCCATTGCTTCTTACTACTCCACTTTCCTACAGAGAGCCTACGACCAGGTGATTCACGACATAGCCCTTCAAAACCTTCATGTGGTATTTGCCATAGACAGAGCTGGACTGGTAGGAGATGATGGACCAACACATCACGGAGTTTTTGACCTTTCTTATCTTAGGTGCATTCCCAACATGGTAGTTTCTGCTCCCAAAGATGAGCAAGAGCTCAGGGACCTTCTTTATACCGCTCTTGAGTGGAACGGACCCTTTGCAGTAAGGTATCCAAGGGGACCAGCTTACGGAGTGCCAACGGAAGGCTTTAAGAAGATACCCGTAGGTAGCTGGGAAGTTCTTTTGGAAGGAGAAGATGTGGTCATTCTTGCAGTCGGCTATACTGTATATCAGGCACTAAAATCTGCGGAACTCCTCAGGAAAGAAGGTATAAAGGCGGGTGTGGTAAATGCTCGCTTTGTAAAGCCTATGGATGATGTGCTTCTTACACATCTGTGTGAAAGGTATCCCCTTTTTGTAACGGTAGAGGACAACACTGTAGTTGGTGGTTTTGGCTCTGGAGTTCTTGAGTGGCTCTCCCAAAAGGGTATACTAAAGAAGACACTGCTCATAGGCATTCCAGATAAGTTTATAGAACACGGAAACCAAAACTTGCTCAGGAGCTTGGTAGGTATAGACGCAGAAGGCATAGCCAAAAGGGTAAGAGAGTTTGTGAAAAAGTCAGAGCTTCACATGCTTTAA
- a CDS encoding methylthioribulose 1-phosphate dehydratase, with protein sequence MKERLKEFAKIIKDLYLKGWLPATSGNFSLKVDDKSFFITSSGKHKGKISPKDFVLVDMEGNLLAGEGKPSAETLLHAVIYKCIPSASCVMHVHSPNSTVISRIVKDSKIYLQGYELLKAFEGIDTHEAELILPIFENSQDMPKLAKKVEEELRSASGLAGFLLRSHGVYVWGKDIHTALMKLEALDFILECELKLAIISGGMQ encoded by the coding sequence ATGAAAGAAAGACTTAAAGAATTTGCAAAGATTATAAAAGACCTCTATTTAAAGGGGTGGCTTCCTGCAACCAGTGGAAACTTTTCCTTAAAAGTGGATGACAAAAGCTTCTTCATAACATCCTCAGGAAAGCACAAAGGAAAGATTAGCCCAAAAGACTTTGTTCTTGTTGATATGGAAGGAAACCTTTTAGCTGGTGAGGGCAAGCCTTCCGCAGAAACTCTGTTGCATGCGGTTATATATAAGTGCATACCTTCCGCAAGTTGTGTTATGCATGTTCACTCTCCCAACTCCACAGTCATCTCAAGAATAGTAAAGGACAGTAAGATATACCTGCAAGGGTATGAGCTTTTAAAAGCCTTTGAAGGTATAGACACGCATGAGGCAGAACTTATCCTTCCCATCTTTGAAAATTCACAGGACATGCCCAAGCTTGCAAAGAAGGTAGAAGAAGAGCTAAGGAGCGCATCTGGACTTGCTGGCTTTTTACTAAGGTCACACGGCGTGTATGTCTGGGGTAAGGACATACACACTGCCCTTATGAAACTTGAGGCATTAGATTTTATTCTTGAGTGCGAGCTTAAACTTGCCATAATTTCGGGGGGTATGCAATGA
- the rgy gene encoding reverse gyrase has protein sequence MIKSILLRLCPNCGGDISADRLLKGLPCNVCMPDEEKPLCSVLKQGELKKLCYVEEQLKEWEEVFEMYIRSKPWSLQFAWAKRVFLGSSFALLAPTGVGKTSFGLSLAFYLAKKGKKSYIILPTRLLVNQVSKRLKKMGIKDSDLLTFGDEERKKKEEKKERLVKGDFLILVSTSMFLYRNYQLIPKDMSFVFVDDVDSFLKTAKNVDKALYLLGFSEEDIEKAMNLIRLKEKFKKTDQDWERIRELSNQLRELSQKVKGVLVVSSATSNPRSNRIKLFRELLGFEVGTPTFYLRNIVDAYAHYQEQDLSEWIKKLGKGGLVFLPSDKGKEEVSNLVKSLEEKGIRAVSYEDLDEKHLHDYEKGKIDVIVGIASYRNPLARGLDMPHVVRYALFYGVPKIVISLSFEKSLSHLLWALSSVRHHIAKHLSHHIQKVDNWISKLKRYQYINEEYLEEKKDLKDKIDQLREEIRQFLMSQEVISIIETSEDLTLRLVNGDYQMVVSDATGYLQASGRTSRMFAGGITKGLSLLLVDDPRAFNHLKKRVRWFSEDIDFVPISSVDLEKVLLEIDNDRAKVKEFLKGEKAPQQTDLLKPVLIVVESPNKAKTIANFFGKVVRRRIGQHEVLETSLEDRYLMITSSLGHVLDLNKEEGFYGVYVNEEIVPVYESIEGKEELIKSIRRMSLEAMQVLIATDPDTEGEKIGWDLMELLKPYVKDIKRMEFHEVTKKAIIKAIKEPRDFNVNLVKAQVVRRVADRWVGFEFSRFLQQAFGKSWLSAGRVQTPVLGWIIEREKEYRKRIYKVFVRIERDGKVFKTEFSFENKDSAKEFYDKLKYLEFQVLESKEEYRNPPPPYTTDSLLKDASDRYKFSLPKTMDLAQTLFELGFITYHRTDSTRVSDYGINVAREYIKEELGEEYFRPHRFAEGGAHECIRPTKPMDTEELRALVLSGQVENITREHIMLYDLIFRRFMASQTRPVKVKTLEVLVKAGELEQKHTLTVQILEDGWNRFLYLEMHPHIEGKVPVEGIKELKELPKAFLYTQGELVQEMKRRGIGRPSTYATIVEKLLERGYVIERKGFLIPTKLGKSAYEYLSKREGIREFVSEEFTRKLESLMDLVEEGNVDYQDILKDLYRVIMSLEPLLEVGR, from the coding sequence ATGATAAAAAGTATTCTGCTTAGACTTTGTCCCAACTGTGGAGGAGATATTAGTGCAGACAGACTGCTAAAGGGTTTGCCTTGTAATGTTTGTATGCCAGATGAGGAAAAACCACTATGTTCCGTGCTTAAGCAAGGAGAGCTTAAAAAACTCTGTTATGTGGAAGAGCAATTAAAAGAGTGGGAAGAAGTCTTTGAGATGTACATAAGGTCAAAGCCGTGGAGTTTGCAGTTTGCGTGGGCTAAAAGGGTTTTTCTGGGAAGTTCCTTTGCTCTTTTAGCTCCAACAGGCGTTGGTAAAACTTCCTTCGGTTTGTCTTTGGCTTTCTATCTTGCCAAAAAAGGAAAAAAGTCTTACATAATCCTGCCTACCAGACTGCTGGTAAATCAGGTAAGCAAGCGCCTAAAGAAGATGGGGATTAAAGATTCAGACCTTCTTACCTTTGGTGATGAAGAAAGAAAAAAGAAGGAGGAAAAAAAGGAAAGATTAGTAAAAGGAGACTTTCTCATACTTGTTTCCACCTCCATGTTCCTTTATAGGAACTATCAACTTATCCCCAAGGATATGTCTTTTGTGTTTGTAGATGATGTAGACTCTTTTTTGAAAACTGCTAAAAATGTAGATAAAGCTCTTTATCTTTTAGGCTTTAGTGAGGAAGATATAGAAAAAGCTATGAACCTCATAAGGTTAAAGGAGAAGTTCAAAAAAACAGATCAAGACTGGGAGAGGATAAGGGAGCTTTCAAACCAACTTAGAGAGCTGTCTCAAAAGGTAAAGGGTGTGCTCGTAGTATCTTCTGCTACATCAAACCCGCGCTCCAACAGGATAAAACTCTTTAGAGAGCTGTTGGGTTTTGAGGTGGGAACTCCTACTTTTTACCTTAGAAACATAGTAGATGCTTACGCACATTACCAAGAGCAGGACCTTTCTGAATGGATAAAAAAGCTGGGTAAAGGTGGGCTTGTGTTTTTGCCCTCTGACAAAGGAAAAGAAGAGGTATCAAATCTTGTAAAAAGCCTTGAAGAAAAGGGTATAAGAGCGGTCTCTTATGAGGACTTAGATGAGAAGCATCTTCATGACTACGAGAAGGGCAAAATAGATGTGATAGTGGGTATAGCTTCCTACAGAAATCCTCTGGCAAGAGGCTTAGATATGCCTCATGTGGTCAGATACGCTCTTTTCTACGGTGTTCCCAAAATAGTGATATCTCTGAGTTTTGAAAAGAGCCTTTCTCATTTGCTTTGGGCTCTCTCTTCTGTTAGGCATCACATAGCAAAGCACCTGAGCCATCACATACAAAAAGTGGATAACTGGATATCCAAGCTAAAAAGGTATCAGTACATAAACGAAGAGTATCTGGAAGAGAAGAAGGATCTCAAAGATAAGATAGACCAGCTCAGAGAGGAGATAAGGCAGTTTTTGATGAGCCAAGAGGTCATCAGTATCATTGAAACATCAGAGGACCTAACGCTAAGACTCGTAAATGGGGATTATCAGATGGTGGTCTCTGACGCTACAGGATACCTTCAGGCAAGCGGAAGGACCTCCAGAATGTTTGCAGGTGGCATAACAAAGGGACTTAGTCTCCTTTTAGTTGATGACCCAAGAGCTTTCAATCATCTCAAGAAAAGGGTAAGATGGTTTAGTGAAGACATAGACTTTGTTCCCATCTCTTCCGTAGACTTGGAAAAGGTGCTTTTGGAGATAGACAATGACAGAGCTAAGGTAAAGGAGTTCCTAAAGGGGGAGAAAGCTCCACAGCAGACAGACCTTCTAAAACCTGTACTCATAGTGGTTGAATCACCAAACAAAGCAAAAACAATAGCTAACTTCTTTGGAAAAGTAGTAAGAAGAAGAATAGGACAACACGAAGTCCTTGAGACATCTCTTGAAGACAGATATCTTATGATCACCTCTTCTTTGGGTCATGTGTTGGACCTTAACAAGGAAGAGGGATTCTACGGTGTTTATGTAAATGAAGAGATAGTGCCTGTTTATGAAAGCATTGAAGGAAAGGAAGAGCTCATAAAAAGCATTAGGAGAATGTCCCTTGAGGCTATGCAGGTGCTTATAGCAACAGACCCAGACACAGAAGGAGAAAAAATAGGCTGGGATCTTATGGAGTTGCTAAAACCATATGTGAAGGACATAAAGAGAATGGAATTCCACGAGGTGACCAAAAAAGCCATAATTAAAGCCATAAAAGAGCCAAGGGACTTTAACGTTAACTTGGTAAAGGCTCAGGTGGTGCGAAGGGTTGCAGACAGATGGGTAGGTTTTGAGTTTTCTAGATTTTTACAACAGGCGTTTGGAAAAAGCTGGCTTTCTGCTGGAAGGGTTCAAACACCTGTGCTTGGTTGGATCATAGAAAGGGAAAAAGAATACAGAAAAAGGATATACAAGGTCTTTGTGAGGATAGAAAGGGACGGAAAAGTCTTTAAAACGGAGTTCAGTTTTGAGAACAAAGATTCCGCAAAGGAGTTCTACGATAAGCTAAAGTATCTTGAATTTCAAGTGCTTGAAAGCAAAGAAGAATACAGAAATCCACCTCCTCCTTACACTACAGACAGTCTCTTGAAAGATGCCAGCGATAGGTACAAGTTTTCACTGCCAAAGACTATGGACTTGGCTCAGACGCTCTTTGAACTTGGTTTCATAACATACCACAGAACGGATTCTACGAGGGTTTCTGATTACGGTATAAACGTAGCCAGAGAGTACATAAAGGAAGAGCTTGGAGAAGAGTATTTTAGACCCCACCGCTTTGCAGAAGGTGGAGCGCACGAGTGTATAAGACCAACAAAGCCTATGGATACGGAAGAGTTAAGAGCTTTAGTCCTGAGCGGTCAGGTGGAAAACATCACAAGGGAACACATAATGCTCTATGACCTTATTTTTAGGCGATTCATGGCAAGCCAGACAAGACCCGTAAAAGTAAAAACCCTTGAAGTACTTGTAAAAGCAGGTGAGTTGGAGCAGAAACACACGCTCACAGTACAAATCCTTGAAGACGGTTGGAACAGGTTTTTGTACTTAGAGATGCACCCGCACATAGAGGGTAAAGTTCCAGTAGAGGGCATAAAAGAGCTGAAAGAACTTCCTAAGGCATTTCTCTACACTCAGGGTGAGCTCGTTCAGGAAATGAAGAGAAGGGGTATAGGCAGGCCATCTACTTACGCTACCATAGTGGAGAAGCTCTTGGAGAGAGGCTATGTGATAGAAAGGAAAGGCTTTTTGATACCTACAAAGTTGGGCAAATCCGCTTACGAATACCTGAGCAAAAGGGAGGGCATAAGAGAGTTTGTCTCGGAAGAATTCACAAGAAAGCTTGAAAGCCTTATGGACTTGGTGGAAGAGGGTAATGTGGATTACCAGGATATACTTAAGGACTTATACAGGGTTATAATGTCCTTAGAACCCCTTTTGGAGGTAGGAAGATGA
- a CDS encoding thioredoxin family protein — protein sequence MRKYIFTLILLLPLVCMSAVLSIPFLKPSMLNLKEDLEDAKKERKYLFIMFHQEGCPFCDKMRKVTFQDKNVQDYFTKHFYMVEIDIRGSNEVVDLDGKKMTEREFAHKYGVRLTPVFMFFDQQGNVVAKVPGYIEPKEFILIGRYIVEGHYKNMNLIKFIRENSK from the coding sequence ATGAGAAAGTACATTTTTACTCTCATTTTACTTTTGCCTCTTGTTTGTATGTCCGCAGTATTAAGCATTCCCTTTCTAAAGCCTTCCATGCTGAACCTAAAGGAGGACCTTGAGGATGCCAAAAAGGAAAGGAAGTATCTTTTCATAATGTTTCATCAAGAGGGCTGTCCCTTCTGCGACAAGATGAGAAAGGTCACTTTTCAGGATAAGAACGTGCAAGATTACTTTACGAAACACTTCTACATGGTGGAGATTGACATAAGGGGATCTAACGAAGTGGTTGACTTAGATGGTAAAAAGATGACTGAAAGGGAGTTTGCCCACAAGTATGGAGTAAGGCTAACACCCGTATTCATGTTCTTTGATCAGCAGGGCAATGTGGTAGCAAAGGTCCCGGGCTACATAGAACCCAAAGAGTTCATACTAATAGGAAGGTATATAGTAGAAGGCCATTATAAGAACATGAACCTTATCAAGTTCATCAGAGAAAATAGTAAATGA
- a CDS encoding TraR/DksA C4-type zinc finger protein, with amino-acid sequence MRHLTEEQIKELRDLLLSIREKIIKSADEQIKDPSNITFEGGDEIDRANIETERYLQLQRVKTRELKLLRKIDYALLKMENMTYGICENCGREIPFERLKARPVTTMCINCKELEEETENE; translated from the coding sequence ATGCGCCATCTTACAGAGGAACAAATAAAAGAGCTAAGAGACCTGCTTCTATCCATAAGGGAGAAGATCATTAAGTCTGCGGATGAGCAGATAAAAGATCCTTCCAACATAACCTTTGAGGGTGGAGACGAGATAGACAGGGCTAACATAGAAACGGAGCGCTACCTACAACTCCAGAGGGTAAAGACCAGAGAACTTAAACTTCTCAGAAAAATAGATTACGCTCTTCTTAAGATGGAAAATATGACTTATGGAATCTGTGAGAACTGCGGAAGAGAGATACCTTTTGAGAGACTAAAAGCAAGACCCGTAACCACCATGTGTATAAATTGCAAAGAACTTGAAGAGGAAACGGAAAATGAGTGA